A genomic stretch from Schistosoma haematobium chromosome 4, whole genome shotgun sequence includes:
- the FBXL20 gene encoding F-box/LRR-repeat protein 20 (EggNog:ENOG410V767~COG:S) yields MENFSNYFNTNGTVVANGKTHSYHKSDVCINDSLPKELIIRVFSYLDITTLCKCSQVCKFWYECAFDGSNWKSINLFDFQRYVQPKVVEKIAQRSRGFLRELRLKGCRNVTDEALKCFTELCHMIESLDLSGCQNLTNGTCDYLGKNCSLLTTLSLESCSRIDDAGLEMLSWCSNLTCLDVSWCSVGDRGLTAIARGCKNLQRFRAIGCQEITSRGVEQLARHCHGLLLLNLNYCGQGVTDEAMVHLSIGCPDLRVLAVSHCSITDQGLRAIAGTLSPAAAAAIVGQATSTSQQNGIPLILPVVTSNGSVNNQDASSPNGNVNNHGDRDNNRRQKTDDSNKITLIPVGCVSLTTLEVARCSAITDIGLSAIARVCNKLEKLDLEDCALVTDSTLAQLAVHCPRLNTLVLSHCDQVTDEGIARLAEGLCGPDQLQTLAMDNCPLLTDAALEHLGSNCRKLRQLDLYDCQLITKQGINSLELHYPQLQIHAYFAPGTPPALTFARRRRYCRCCRII; encoded by the exons ATGGAAAACttttctaattattttaatacTAATGGTACGGTCGTGGCTAATGGAAAG ACTCATTCATACCACAAAAGCGATGTGTGCATCAACGACAGTTTACCGAAAGAGTTAATCATCAG GGTTTTTTCTTACTTAGATATCACTACTCTATGCAAATGCTCTCAAGTTTGTAAA TTTTGGTATGAATGTGCTTTCGATGGGAGCAACTGGAAgagtattaatttatttgacttCCAGCGATATGTGCAG CCCAAAGTAGTTGAAAAAATTGCCCAGAGAAGTCGCGGCTTCCTCCGTGAGTTGAGGTTGAAAGGCTGCCGAAATGTTACTGATGAGGCTCTAAA ATGTTTTACTGAACTTTGTCATATGATTGAAAGTTTGGACTTATCGGGATGTCAAAACTTGACGAATGGAACTTGCGATTATTTAGGGAAAAATTGTTCTCTTCTGACTACTTTGTCCTTGGAAAGTTGCTCTCGTATAGATGATGCCGGATTAGAAATGCTAAG CTGGTGTTCAAATCTAACATGTTTGGATGTGTCATGGTGTAGTGTTGGAGATCGTGGGCTAACCGCTATCGCCAGAGGATGTAAAAATTTACAAAGATTTCGTGCTATAGGTTGTCAAGAGATAACAAGTCGTGGTGTGGAACAATTAGCACGTCACTGCCATGGTTTATTGCTGTTAAACTTGAATTATTGTGGACag GGTGTCACAGATGAAGCTATGGTTCATCTTTCCATTGGTTGTCCTGATCTACGTGTACTAGCTGTATCACATTGTTCAATAACTGACCAAGGTCTTCGTGCAATTGCTGGCACATTATCGCCAGCTGCAGCAGCAGCTATCGTTGGACAAGCTACATCTACCAGTCAGCAAAATGGGATCCCTTTAATTCTTCCGGTAGTAACAAGCAATGGAAGCGTTAATAATCAAGATGCTTCATCACCAAACGGTAATGTTAATAATCATGGAGATCGAGATAATAATCGACGCCAAAAAACTGATGATTCTAATAAGATAACATTGATTCCAGTTGGATGTGTTAGCTTAACAACTTTAGAAGTGGCTCGTTGTTCAGCTATCACAGATATTGGCCTATCGGCAATCGCACGTGTTTGCAATAAA CTTGAAAAGTTGGATCTAGAAGACTGTGCGTTAGTGACTGATTCAACTTTAGCTCAGTTAGCTGTACATTGTCCACGTTTAAATACACTAGTATTATCACATTGTGATCAAGTGACTGATGAAGGTATTGCACGTCTAGCTGAAGGCCTTTGTGGTCCTGACCAACTGCAAACATTGGCTATGGATAATTGTCCATTATTAACAGATGCTGCTTTAGAACATCTGGGCAGTAATTGCCGTAAACTTCGACAGTTGGATTTATACGATTGTCAATTGATAACGAAACAAGGAATCAACAGTTTAGAG TTACATTATCCTCAACTTCAAATTCATGCCTATTTCGCTCCTGGTACTCCGCCTGCATTGACTTTTGCAAGACGACGTCGTTATTGTCGGTGTTGTCGCATAATATAA
- a CDS encoding hypothetical protein (EggNog:ENOG410KD7X), translating into MTEQTPKVLKLKTLSPPSFQLMPFWPDNIEAWFCYAEADFSEHGVIDTRAQFLAVVKALPREFNRYVTPSMFTSDVSDPYEILKRSILKRGDLTDRQRLDQLFNNIDLQHGSATDMLQRMREVIGLRTFDEGLFKQLFLSKLPQQVQAVLVSFQNNGLDELAASADRILEITKSSNTEVFSVKERPHTTQNDITDLCHTLTRYLSLRTDRKRSRTPRRSISRKRSVSRPRETDNPDWCWYHNQYGKLSRNCRKPCNFPNTKPTDSKNNSGNFQAGTR; encoded by the coding sequence atgactgaacagacacctaaagtactcaagcttaagactttgtccccaccttcgtttcaactgatgcctttctggcccgacaacatcgaagcctggttttgctacgcagaagccgacttctccgagcacggcgtgatcgacacacgtgcacaattcctcgcagtagtcaaggcactaccgcgcgaattcaacaggtacgtaacacctagtatgtttactagcgatgtttccgatccttacgaaatcttaaaacgctcgattcttaaacgaggagatctaaccgatcgacaaaggttagatcaactcttcaataacatcgacctgcaacacggttctgcgacagacatgttgcaacggatgagagaggttataggcctaagaactttcgacgaaggtctattcaaacaactcttcttgtcaaaacttccccaacaggtgcaagcagttctggtctcgttccagaacaacggcttagacgagctagctgcatctgccgaccgcattctagaaatcaCAAAATCTTCTaataccgaggtattttcagtcaaagaaaggcctcacacgactcagaatgatataaccgacttatgtcacacactcacgcgttatcttagtcttcgtaccgaccgtaagagatcgcgcacaccacgtagaagcatttctcgtaagcgatctgtctctagaccacgagagacagataaccccgactggtgctggtatcataaccagtatggaaagctttccagaaattgcagaaaaccctgcaattttcccaacacgaaaccgactgattcgaaaaacaattcgggaaacttccaagccggcacgcgttaa